From a single Vicugna pacos chromosome 4, VicPac4, whole genome shotgun sequence genomic region:
- the GSN gene encoding gelsolin isoform X1: protein MAPQRSALLGALVLALCALSPPARGATASRGAPQARAPQARAPQGRVPEERPSSMVVEHPEFLKAGKEPGLQIWRVEKFDLVPVPPNLYGDFFTGDAYVILKTVQLRNGNLQYDLHYWLGNECSQDESGAAAIFTVQLDDYLNGRAVQHREVQGFESATFLGYFKSGLKYKKGGVASGFKHVVPNEVVVQRLFQVKGRRVVRATEVPVSWDSFNTGDCFILDLGHDIYQWCGSNSNRFEKLKATQVSKGIRDNERSGRAQVHVSEEGAEPEAMLQVLGPKPALPAGSEDTAKEDAANRKLAKLYKVSNGAGTMSVSLVADENPFAQGALRSEDCFILDHGRDGKIFVWKGKQANTEERKAALKTASDFISKMDYPRQTQVSVLPEGGETPLFKQFFKNWRDPDQTDGLGLAYLSSHIANVERVPFDAATLHTSTAMAAQHGMDDDGTGQKQIWRIEGASKVPVNPATYGQFYGGDSYIILYNYRHGSRQGQIIYNWQGGQSTQDEVAASAILTAQLDEELGGTPVQSRVVQGKEPAHLMSLFGGKPMIVYKGGTSREGGQTAPASTRLFQVRASSSGATRAVEVMPKAGALNSNDAFVLKTPSAAYLWVGTGASEAEKTGAQEVLRVLRAQPVQVAEGSEPDSFWEALGGKAAYRTSPRLKDKKMDAHPPRLFACSNKIGRFVIEEVPGELMQEDLATDDVMLLDTWDQIFVWVGKDSQEEEKTEALTSAKRYLETDPANRDRRTPITVVKQGFEPPSFVGWFLGWDDDYWSVDPFDRVMAELAA, encoded by the exons ATGGCTCCGCAACGCTCCGCACTGCTCGGCGCGCTGGTCCTGGCGCTGTGCGCGCTGTCGCCGCCGGCTCGCGGGGCCACCGCGTCGCGGGGAGCGCCCCAGGCACGGGCACCCCAGGCACGGGCGCCCCAGGGGCGGGTGCCTGAGGAGCGG CCCAGCAGCATGGTGGTGGAACACCCCGAGTTcctcaaggcagggaaggagcccGGCCTGCAGATCTGGCGTGTGGAGAAGTTTGACCTGGTTCCCGTGCCCCCCAACCTTTATGGAGACTTCTTCACAGGCGATGCCTATGTCATCCTGAAGACGGTGCAGCTGAGGAACGGGAACCTGCAGTACGACCTCCACTACTGGCTGG GCAATGAATGCAGCCAGGATGAGAGCGGCGCGGCCGCCATCTTCACTGTGCAACTGGATGACTACCTGAATGGTCGGGCTGTGCAGCACCGCGAGGTCCAGGGCTTCGAGTCAGCCACCTTCCTCGGCTACTTCAAGTCTGGCCTCAAGTACAAG AAAGGAGGCGTGGCATCAGGATTCAAGCATGTGGTACCTAACGAAGTGGTTGTGCAGAGACTCTTCCAGGTCAAAGGGCGGCGTGTGGTCCGCGCCACAGAAGTGCCTGTGTCCTGGGACAGCTTCAACACCGGTGACTGCTTCATCCTGGACCTGGGCCAC GACATTTACCAGTGGTGCGGCTCCAACAGCAACCGATTTGAGAAGCTGAAGGCCACACAGGTGTCCAAGGGCATCCGGGACAACGAGCGCAGTGGCCGGGCCCAGGTGCACGTGTCTGAGGAGGGCGCCGAGCCTGAGGCGATGCTCCAG GTGCTGGGCCCCAAGCCTGCTCTGCCCGCAGGGTCCGAGGACACAGCCAAGGAGGACGCAGCCAACCGCAAGCTGGCCAAGCTCTACAAG GTCTCCAACGGTGCAGGCACCATGTCGGTCTCTCTCGTGGCTGATGAGAACCCCTTCGCCCAGGGGGCCTTGAGGTCAGAGGACTGCTTCATCCTGGACCATGGCAGAGATGGGAAAATCTTTGTCTGGAAAG GCAAGCAGGCCAACACGGAGGAGAGGAAGGCTGCCCTCAAAACGGCCTCCGACTTCATCTCCAAGATGGACTACCCCAGGCAGACCCAG GTCTCCGTTCTTCCCGAAGGTGGTGAGACCCCACTGTTCAAGCAGTTCTTTAAGAACTGGCGGGACCCAGACCAGACAGATGGCCTGGGCCTGGCCTATCTCTCCAGCCATATCGCCAACGTGGAGCGCGTGCCCTTCGACGCTGCCACTCTGCACACCTCCACTGCCATGGCCGCCCAGCACGGCATGGATGACGATGGCACAGGCCAGAAACAG ATCTGGAGAATTGAAGGCGCCAGCAAAGTGCCCGTGAACCCCGCCACATATGGGCAGTTCTACGGTGGCGACAGCTACATCATTCTGTATAACTACCGTCACGGCAGCCGTCAGGGGCAGATCATCTACAACTG GCAGGGCGGCCAGTCCACCCAGGATGAGGTCGCCGCATCTGCCATCCTGACTGCCCAGCTGGATGAGGAGCTGGGAGGTACCCCTGTCCAG AGCCGTGTGGTCCAAGGCAAGGAGCCCGCTCACCTCATGAGCCTGTTTGGTGGGAAACCCATGATTGTCTACAAGGGTGGCACCTCCCGCGAGGGTGGGCAGACGGCCCCCGCCAGTACCCGCCTCTTCCAGGTCCGGGCCAGCAGCTCTGGAGCCACCCGAGCCGTTGAG GTGATGCCCAAGGCTGGTGCACTGAACTCCAACGATGCCTTTGTCCTGAAAACCCCCTCGGCTGCCTACCTGTGGGTAGGTACAGGAGCCAGCGAGGCAGAAAAGACCGGGGCCCAGGAGGTGCTCCGGGTGCTTCGGGCCCAACCTGTGCAGGTGGCAGAAGGCAGTGAGCCAG ACAGCTTCTGGGAGGCCCTGGGTGGGAAGGCCGCCTACCGCACGTCCCCACGGCTGAAGGACAAGAAGATGGATGCCCACCCTCCTCGTCTCTTCGCCTGCTCCAACAAGATCGGACGTTTTGTG ATCGAAGAGGTCCCCGGCGAGCTCATGCAGGAAGACCTGGCCACTGATGACGTCATGCTCCTGGACACCTGGGACCAG ATCTTTGTCTGGGTTGGAAAGGATTCtcaagaagaggaaaagacagaaGCCTTGACCTCTG CTAAGCGGTACCTTGAGACAGACCCGGCTAATCGTGACAGACGGACCCCCATCACCGTGGTGAAGCAAGGCTTTGAGCCTCCTTCCTTTGTGGGCTGGTTCCTCGGCTGGGATGATGACTACTGGTCTGTGGATCCCTTTGACAGGGTCATGGCTGAACTGGCTGCCTGA
- the GSN gene encoding gelsolin isoform X2, with the protein MVVEHPEFLKAGKEPGLQIWRVEKFDLVPVPPNLYGDFFTGDAYVILKTVQLRNGNLQYDLHYWLGNECSQDESGAAAIFTVQLDDYLNGRAVQHREVQGFESATFLGYFKSGLKYKKGGVASGFKHVVPNEVVVQRLFQVKGRRVVRATEVPVSWDSFNTGDCFILDLGHDIYQWCGSNSNRFEKLKATQVSKGIRDNERSGRAQVHVSEEGAEPEAMLQVLGPKPALPAGSEDTAKEDAANRKLAKLYKVSNGAGTMSVSLVADENPFAQGALRSEDCFILDHGRDGKIFVWKGKQANTEERKAALKTASDFISKMDYPRQTQVSVLPEGGETPLFKQFFKNWRDPDQTDGLGLAYLSSHIANVERVPFDAATLHTSTAMAAQHGMDDDGTGQKQIWRIEGASKVPVNPATYGQFYGGDSYIILYNYRHGSRQGQIIYNWQGGQSTQDEVAASAILTAQLDEELGGTPVQSRVVQGKEPAHLMSLFGGKPMIVYKGGTSREGGQTAPASTRLFQVRASSSGATRAVEVMPKAGALNSNDAFVLKTPSAAYLWVGTGASEAEKTGAQEVLRVLRAQPVQVAEGSEPDSFWEALGGKAAYRTSPRLKDKKMDAHPPRLFACSNKIGRFVIEEVPGELMQEDLATDDVMLLDTWDQIFVWVGKDSQEEEKTEALTSAKRYLETDPANRDRRTPITVVKQGFEPPSFVGWFLGWDDDYWSVDPFDRVMAELAA; encoded by the exons ATGGTGGTGGAACACCCCGAGTTcctcaaggcagggaaggagcccGGCCTGCAGATCTGGCGTGTGGAGAAGTTTGACCTGGTTCCCGTGCCCCCCAACCTTTATGGAGACTTCTTCACAGGCGATGCCTATGTCATCCTGAAGACGGTGCAGCTGAGGAACGGGAACCTGCAGTACGACCTCCACTACTGGCTGG GCAATGAATGCAGCCAGGATGAGAGCGGCGCGGCCGCCATCTTCACTGTGCAACTGGATGACTACCTGAATGGTCGGGCTGTGCAGCACCGCGAGGTCCAGGGCTTCGAGTCAGCCACCTTCCTCGGCTACTTCAAGTCTGGCCTCAAGTACAAG AAAGGAGGCGTGGCATCAGGATTCAAGCATGTGGTACCTAACGAAGTGGTTGTGCAGAGACTCTTCCAGGTCAAAGGGCGGCGTGTGGTCCGCGCCACAGAAGTGCCTGTGTCCTGGGACAGCTTCAACACCGGTGACTGCTTCATCCTGGACCTGGGCCAC GACATTTACCAGTGGTGCGGCTCCAACAGCAACCGATTTGAGAAGCTGAAGGCCACACAGGTGTCCAAGGGCATCCGGGACAACGAGCGCAGTGGCCGGGCCCAGGTGCACGTGTCTGAGGAGGGCGCCGAGCCTGAGGCGATGCTCCAG GTGCTGGGCCCCAAGCCTGCTCTGCCCGCAGGGTCCGAGGACACAGCCAAGGAGGACGCAGCCAACCGCAAGCTGGCCAAGCTCTACAAG GTCTCCAACGGTGCAGGCACCATGTCGGTCTCTCTCGTGGCTGATGAGAACCCCTTCGCCCAGGGGGCCTTGAGGTCAGAGGACTGCTTCATCCTGGACCATGGCAGAGATGGGAAAATCTTTGTCTGGAAAG GCAAGCAGGCCAACACGGAGGAGAGGAAGGCTGCCCTCAAAACGGCCTCCGACTTCATCTCCAAGATGGACTACCCCAGGCAGACCCAG GTCTCCGTTCTTCCCGAAGGTGGTGAGACCCCACTGTTCAAGCAGTTCTTTAAGAACTGGCGGGACCCAGACCAGACAGATGGCCTGGGCCTGGCCTATCTCTCCAGCCATATCGCCAACGTGGAGCGCGTGCCCTTCGACGCTGCCACTCTGCACACCTCCACTGCCATGGCCGCCCAGCACGGCATGGATGACGATGGCACAGGCCAGAAACAG ATCTGGAGAATTGAAGGCGCCAGCAAAGTGCCCGTGAACCCCGCCACATATGGGCAGTTCTACGGTGGCGACAGCTACATCATTCTGTATAACTACCGTCACGGCAGCCGTCAGGGGCAGATCATCTACAACTG GCAGGGCGGCCAGTCCACCCAGGATGAGGTCGCCGCATCTGCCATCCTGACTGCCCAGCTGGATGAGGAGCTGGGAGGTACCCCTGTCCAG AGCCGTGTGGTCCAAGGCAAGGAGCCCGCTCACCTCATGAGCCTGTTTGGTGGGAAACCCATGATTGTCTACAAGGGTGGCACCTCCCGCGAGGGTGGGCAGACGGCCCCCGCCAGTACCCGCCTCTTCCAGGTCCGGGCCAGCAGCTCTGGAGCCACCCGAGCCGTTGAG GTGATGCCCAAGGCTGGTGCACTGAACTCCAACGATGCCTTTGTCCTGAAAACCCCCTCGGCTGCCTACCTGTGGGTAGGTACAGGAGCCAGCGAGGCAGAAAAGACCGGGGCCCAGGAGGTGCTCCGGGTGCTTCGGGCCCAACCTGTGCAGGTGGCAGAAGGCAGTGAGCCAG ACAGCTTCTGGGAGGCCCTGGGTGGGAAGGCCGCCTACCGCACGTCCCCACGGCTGAAGGACAAGAAGATGGATGCCCACCCTCCTCGTCTCTTCGCCTGCTCCAACAAGATCGGACGTTTTGTG ATCGAAGAGGTCCCCGGCGAGCTCATGCAGGAAGACCTGGCCACTGATGACGTCATGCTCCTGGACACCTGGGACCAG ATCTTTGTCTGGGTTGGAAAGGATTCtcaagaagaggaaaagacagaaGCCTTGACCTCTG CTAAGCGGTACCTTGAGACAGACCCGGCTAATCGTGACAGACGGACCCCCATCACCGTGGTGAAGCAAGGCTTTGAGCCTCCTTCCTTTGTGGGCTGGTTCCTCGGCTGGGATGATGACTACTGGTCTGTGGATCCCTTTGACAGGGTCATGGCTGAACTGGCTGCCTGA